A part of Aquibium oceanicum genomic DNA contains:
- a CDS encoding glycosyl transferase, whose amino-acid sequence MSDFHQTSAVTTLHNLTRRPIEELEGDLLAFSRNRPITLILPSLFSELEGDALPEILKELACVPYLTQIIIGLDRADRLQFEHAREFFSVLPQNHRILWNDGPRLRAVDDRLAEAGLAPSEPGKGRNVWYCMGYALAAQQADVVAIHDCDITTYSRDLLARLVYPVANPAFRYVFSKGYYSRIAGGTINGRVSRLLVTPLLQALNMTVGPHSYIDYLSAFRYPLSGEFAMRIGVVPDIRIPTDWGLEIGVLSELRRNASTRAICQVDIADAYDHKHQDLSQDDPQKGLSRMATDITKAVFRKLATEGVIFSAGTLRSVKATYFRIALDLIESYHADAVMNGLSLDRHKEEQAVELGMSRSLLNFGERHCRG is encoded by the coding sequence ATGAGCGATTTCCACCAGACCAGCGCGGTGACGACGCTGCACAACCTGACCCGGCGGCCGATAGAGGAACTCGAGGGCGACCTCCTCGCCTTTTCGCGCAATCGCCCGATCACCCTCATCCTGCCGTCGCTGTTTTCCGAACTGGAAGGCGACGCGCTGCCGGAAATCCTGAAGGAACTCGCCTGCGTTCCCTACCTGACGCAGATCATCATCGGCCTCGACCGCGCGGACCGGCTGCAGTTCGAGCACGCGCGCGAGTTCTTTTCCGTCCTGCCGCAGAACCACCGCATCCTGTGGAACGACGGTCCGCGCCTGCGCGCCGTGGACGATCGCCTCGCCGAGGCGGGTCTCGCTCCGAGCGAGCCCGGCAAGGGGCGCAACGTCTGGTACTGCATGGGATACGCACTCGCCGCCCAGCAGGCGGACGTGGTCGCCATCCACGACTGCGACATCACCACCTATTCGCGCGACCTGCTCGCCCGGCTGGTCTATCCGGTGGCCAACCCGGCGTTCCGCTACGTCTTCTCCAAAGGCTACTATTCGCGCATCGCCGGCGGCACCATCAACGGCCGCGTCAGCCGATTGCTGGTCACGCCGCTCCTCCAGGCCCTGAACATGACGGTCGGCCCGCACAGCTACATCGACTACCTGTCGGCCTTCCGCTATCCGCTGTCGGGCGAGTTCGCCATGCGCATCGGCGTCGTACCCGACATCCGCATCCCGACCGACTGGGGACTGGAGATCGGGGTGCTCTCGGAACTGCGCCGCAACGCCTCCACCCGCGCCATCTGCCAGGTCGACATCGCCGACGCCTACGACCACAAGCACCAGGACCTGTCGCAGGACGACCCGCAGAAGGGTCTGTCGCGGATGGCGACAGACATCACCAAGGCCGTCTTCCGCAAACTCGCCACCGAGGGCGTCATCTTCTCCGCCGGCACCTTGCGCAGCGTGAAGGCCACCTATTTCCGCATCGCGCTGGACCTGATCGAGAGCTATCACGCCGACGCGGTGATGAACGGCCTGTCGCTCGACCGGCACAAGGAGGAGCAGGCGGTGGAACTGGGGATGTCCCGAAGTTTGTTGAACTTCGGCGAGCGGCATTGCCGAGGATGA
- a CDS encoding IS256 family transposase, giving the protein MKKDITSMTGPVGGAVEEAFADVQQSFERLCLAAGMEALGAMMEADVEAACGPRHGRDENRHAHRWGRTRGRIGFHGGKVEVERPRIRGVGGREVPVPSWDRATAEDWLGRWAMNLMLINVSTRRFGRAVRLPEGDVPAGPGSGVSKSAASRRFVALSAEKLNAFMSADLSKLDLLVVQIDGLHVDEDLVLVAAIGVDGDGHKHPLAVVEGATENSATVQALLDNLIERGIDPAVPRLFIVDGAKALSKAIRATFGRTVAIQRCQIHKARNIMDRLPKELHASTRRVLRQAWELDDAQKAEKLIRNLARRLEQDRPGVAASILEGLDEILTVVRLKLPTELRRSLACTNIAENMMGTIRRVTRNVKRWRNGKMALRWVAAGMIEAAKGFRRLKAHKQLPILRAALLAHQRRLAEKPVAPVSRAA; this is encoded by the coding sequence ATGAAGAAAGATATCACATCGATGACGGGTCCCGTCGGCGGGGCTGTAGAGGAAGCGTTCGCGGACGTTCAGCAGAGCTTCGAGCGGCTGTGTCTTGCGGCCGGTATGGAAGCGCTGGGGGCGATGATGGAGGCCGACGTCGAAGCCGCCTGCGGCCCGCGCCATGGTCGAGACGAGAACCGCCATGCCCATCGGTGGGGCAGGACGCGCGGGCGGATTGGTTTCCACGGCGGCAAGGTGGAGGTCGAACGCCCCCGCATTCGAGGCGTCGGTGGCCGGGAGGTGCCCGTCCCGAGCTGGGACCGGGCGACAGCGGAGGACTGGCTCGGCCGCTGGGCGATGAATCTGATGCTGATCAACGTCTCCACCCGACGGTTTGGGCGGGCGGTGCGGCTGCCGGAGGGCGACGTGCCGGCGGGCCCTGGCAGCGGCGTATCGAAATCGGCGGCGTCTCGCCGGTTCGTGGCGCTGTCGGCCGAGAAGTTGAACGCCTTCATGAGCGCCGACCTGTCGAAGCTCGACCTGCTCGTCGTCCAGATCGACGGGCTTCATGTCGACGAGGATCTGGTGCTCGTCGCCGCGATCGGCGTCGATGGCGACGGTCACAAGCATCCGCTGGCGGTGGTCGAGGGCGCCACCGAGAATTCCGCGACTGTCCAGGCGCTGCTGGACAATCTAATCGAGCGAGGGATCGACCCAGCGGTGCCGCGGCTGTTCATAGTGGATGGCGCGAAAGCGCTGTCCAAGGCGATCCGGGCCACCTTCGGCAGGACCGTCGCGATCCAGCGGTGCCAGATCCACAAGGCCCGCAACATCATGGACCGCCTGCCGAAAGAGCTTCACGCCTCGACACGCCGGGTGCTTCGCCAGGCCTGGGAACTTGATGACGCGCAGAAGGCTGAGAAGCTTATCCGCAATCTGGCGCGCCGGCTCGAGCAGGACCGGCCGGGCGTAGCGGCGAGCATTCTGGAGGGGCTCGACGAAATCCTCACCGTCGTCCGGTTGAAGCTGCCCACGGAGCTTCGTCGCTCGCTGGCCTGCACCAACATCGCCGAGAACATGATGGGGACGATCCGACGCGTCACGCGCAACGTGAAGCGGTGGCGAAACGGCAAGATGGCTCTGCGCTGGGTCGCCGCCGGCATGATCGAGGCGGCCAAGGGCTTTCGCAGGCTCAAGGCTCACAAGCAATTGCCGATCCTCAGGGCCGCCCTTCTTGCCCATCAGCGGCGGCTCGCCGAAAAGCCCGTTGCCCCCGTTTCCAGGGCCGCGTAA
- a CDS encoding sugar phosphorylase: protein MAGSASRPLPSRPLLQRKLEAHLRFIYPERDPEELTAQVIEAFWPAGSGARMRPTARRASAPPWSERDAVLITYGNSLIDGEHPPLTLLHDFLKVHLRGAISSVHVLPFFPWTSDDGFSVVDYTKVNSDLGSWDHLARLGADYRLMADLVLNHVSSSSAWFTQFLQDQEPGSGYFIDVDPATDLSAVVRPRPHPLLRAVETPSGEKHVWCTFSHDQVDVNFANPDLLLEFIRIMRFHIDNGVRTIRLDAVAFVWKELGTSCIHHPRTHEIVRLMRTLADYAHEALVLITETNVPNFENLSYFGNRNEAHAVYNFSFPPLMVHALLTGDSTLLNRWQMRMPPAPMGCFFFNFLASHDGIGLRPAEGYLDDEAIASMIETIRGFGGLVSMRGMADGSQRPYEINVSLFDALKGTAAAGEDGLQFERFVCSQTVMMALEGIPAFYIHSLLATPNDHDRVARMGHNRSINRHQWNYPELEERLADASTDQAKVLKEVLRRIRIRAGQPAFHPNATQYTLQLGPALFGLWRQSLDREQSIFAIANVTAEPQPLSLVSLNLIAGEDWTDLVSGRHIDAQELTLEPYQCVWLTNRPKRAMRAR from the coding sequence ATGGCCGGTTCCGCTTCACGCCCGCTCCCGTCGCGCCCGCTGCTCCAGCGCAAGCTCGAGGCGCATCTGCGCTTCATCTATCCCGAGCGGGACCCGGAAGAACTCACCGCTCAGGTGATCGAGGCGTTTTGGCCCGCCGGAAGCGGCGCCCGGATGCGGCCGACCGCCCGGCGCGCGAGCGCTCCTCCCTGGAGCGAGCGCGACGCGGTGCTCATCACCTACGGCAATTCGCTGATCGACGGCGAGCACCCGCCGCTGACGCTGCTGCACGATTTCCTGAAGGTGCATCTGCGCGGCGCCATCAGCTCCGTGCACGTGCTGCCCTTCTTCCCGTGGACCTCGGACGACGGGTTCTCGGTGGTCGATTACACCAAGGTCAATTCCGACCTCGGATCGTGGGACCATCTGGCGCGGCTCGGCGCCGATTACCGGCTGATGGCCGACCTCGTGCTCAACCACGTCTCCAGCTCCAGCGCCTGGTTCACCCAGTTCCTGCAGGACCAGGAGCCGGGGAGCGGCTATTTCATCGACGTCGACCCGGCGACCGATCTTTCCGCCGTCGTGCGCCCGCGTCCGCATCCGCTGCTTCGGGCGGTCGAGACGCCGTCGGGCGAAAAGCACGTCTGGTGCACCTTCAGCCACGACCAGGTGGATGTAAACTTCGCCAATCCGGACCTGCTGCTCGAGTTCATCCGGATCATGCGCTTCCACATCGACAACGGCGTGCGCACGATCCGCCTCGATGCCGTCGCCTTTGTCTGGAAGGAACTCGGCACCTCGTGCATCCATCATCCGAGGACGCACGAGATCGTGCGCCTGATGCGCACGCTCGCCGACTACGCGCACGAGGCGCTGGTGCTGATCACCGAGACCAACGTCCCCAATTTCGAGAACCTCTCCTACTTCGGCAACCGCAACGAGGCGCACGCGGTCTACAACTTCTCCTTTCCGCCGCTGATGGTGCATGCGCTTCTGACCGGCGATTCGACCTTGCTGAACCGCTGGCAGATGCGCATGCCGCCGGCGCCGATGGGCTGCTTCTTCTTCAACTTCCTCGCCTCGCACGACGGTATCGGGCTGAGGCCGGCGGAGGGCTATCTCGACGACGAGGCGATCGCCTCGATGATCGAGACGATCCGAGGCTTCGGCGGGCTGGTCTCGATGCGCGGGATGGCCGACGGGTCGCAGCGGCCCTACGAGATCAACGTGTCGCTGTTCGATGCTTTGAAGGGAACGGCCGCGGCCGGCGAGGACGGCCTTCAGTTCGAGCGCTTCGTGTGCTCGCAGACGGTGATGATGGCGCTCGAAGGCATACCCGCCTTCTATATCCACAGCCTGCTGGCGACGCCCAATGACCACGACCGGGTCGCCAGGATGGGCCACAACCGCTCGATCAACCGCCACCAGTGGAACTATCCGGAGCTGGAGGAGCGGCTCGCCGACGCGTCCACGGACCAGGCGAAGGTGCTGAAGGAGGTGCTGCGCCGCATCCGCATCCGGGCCGGGCAGCCGGCGTTCCATCCCAACGCCACGCAGTACACCTTGCAGCTCGGCCCGGCGTTGTTCGGCCTGTGGCGCCAGAGCCTCGACCGGGAGCAGTCGATCTTCGCGATCGCCAACGTGACGGCCGAGCCGCAGCCGCTGTCGCTCGTCAGCCTCAATCTCATCGCCGGCGAGGACTGGACCGACCTCGTCTCCGGCCGCCATATCGATGCGCAGGAACTGACTCTTGAACCTTACCAATGCGTCTGGCTGACCAACCGCCCGAAGCGCGCCATGCGGGCGCGATAA
- a CDS encoding DUF3419 family protein: MTDLSADIGLSGRRRIGRAVYQNKALTREGLLERLFALLFTGLVYPQIWEDPEVDMEAMQLGEGHRMVTIASGGCNVLSYLTRSPARIDAVDLNTAHVALNRLKLAALTHLPSQGDFFRFFGAAGNVHNVKAYDLFLAPHLDASARRYWEMRDIRGRRRISVFGRDFYRTGLLGWCIGAGHLAARMHGVNPATILEAKDLRAQRIFFAEQLGPLFESRFVRWATSKKASLFGLGIPPAQYDALAGDKPMADVLRERVRKLACDFPLNSNYFAWQAFARRYPKPGEATLPPYLDAANFGTIRGNAGRVNVHHVNFVELLARKPEASVDRYVLLDAQDWMTDAQLEALWSEITRTAAPGARVIFRTAAAPTLLPGRVSEAILSQWRYEAEASAEFSARDRSAIYGGFHLYVKRD; this comes from the coding sequence ATGACAGACCTTTCCGCAGATATCGGCCTTTCCGGGCGCAGGCGCATCGGACGGGCCGTCTACCAGAACAAGGCCCTTACCAGGGAAGGTCTCCTGGAGCGGCTCTTCGCCCTCCTCTTCACCGGTCTCGTCTACCCGCAGATATGGGAGGACCCCGAAGTCGACATGGAGGCCATGCAACTCGGCGAGGGTCACCGGATGGTCACGATCGCTTCGGGCGGCTGCAACGTGCTTTCCTACCTCACGCGCTCGCCGGCCCGCATCGACGCGGTCGATCTGAACACCGCGCACGTGGCCTTGAACCGCCTCAAGCTCGCGGCGCTGACGCACCTTCCCTCGCAGGGCGACTTCTTCCGCTTCTTCGGCGCCGCCGGCAACGTCCACAACGTTAAGGCCTACGACCTCTTCCTCGCGCCGCATCTCGACGCGTCCGCCCGCCGCTACTGGGAAATGCGCGATATCCGCGGGCGCAGGCGCATCTCGGTCTTCGGGCGGGATTTCTACCGCACCGGTCTGCTCGGCTGGTGCATCGGCGCAGGACATCTCGCCGCCCGGATGCACGGCGTCAATCCGGCTACGATCCTGGAGGCGAAGGATCTGCGCGCACAGCGCATTTTCTTCGCCGAGCAGCTCGGACCGCTGTTCGAGAGCCGGTTCGTCCGCTGGGCGACCTCGAAGAAGGCGTCGCTGTTCGGCCTCGGCATTCCGCCGGCGCAATATGACGCGCTGGCCGGGGACAAGCCAATGGCGGACGTGCTGCGCGAACGGGTGCGCAAGCTCGCCTGCGATTTCCCGCTGAATTCCAACTACTTCGCCTGGCAGGCTTTCGCACGGCGCTACCCGAAGCCGGGCGAGGCAACACTCCCGCCCTACCTGGACGCTGCGAACTTCGGCACGATCCGCGGCAATGCGGGGCGCGTGAACGTCCACCACGTCAATTTCGTCGAACTCTTGGCACGCAAGCCCGAGGCGTCGGTCGACCGCTACGTGCTCCTCGACGCGCAGGACTGGATGACGGACGCGCAGCTGGAGGCCCTGTGGAGCGAGATCACCCGCACCGCCGCCCCCGGCGCCCGCGTCATCTTCCGCACCGCCGCCGCGCCGACCTTGCTGCCCGGCCGGGTCTCCGAGGCGATCCTGTCGCAGTGGCGCTACGAGGCCGAAGCCTCGGCGGAGTTTTCGGCACGCGACCGCTCGGCGATCTACGGCGGCTTCCATCTCTACGTGAAACGGGACTAG
- a CDS encoding class I SAM-dependent methyltransferase, giving the protein MDGVYRVQRHFYDATRKYYLLGRDRMIAGLDVPPSGTVLELGCGTGRNIVLAARKYPQARYFGLDISAEMLTSARKAVEREGMSAKVMLERGDATGFDAQALFGRASFDRIFVSYALSMIPGWEKTIALGLEALASGGSLHVVDFGGQDRLPGWFRSGLRAWLTKFHVAPRDELRELLESEAQRTGASLDFESLFRGYAVHAVMRR; this is encoded by the coding sequence ATGGACGGCGTCTACCGGGTCCAGCGCCATTTCTACGACGCGACACGCAAATACTACCTGCTCGGCCGCGACCGGATGATCGCCGGGCTCGACGTACCGCCGAGCGGCACGGTTCTCGAACTCGGCTGCGGCACCGGCCGCAACATCGTGCTCGCCGCGCGAAAATACCCGCAGGCGCGCTATTTCGGCCTCGACATCTCGGCCGAGATGCTGACCTCGGCCCGCAAGGCCGTCGAGCGCGAGGGGATGTCGGCAAAGGTCATGCTGGAGCGCGGCGACGCGACCGGTTTTGACGCGCAGGCTCTTTTCGGGAGAGCCTCCTTCGACCGGATCTTCGTCTCCTACGCGCTGTCGATGATCCCCGGCTGGGAGAAGACGATCGCCCTCGGCCTGGAAGCGTTGGCATCCGGCGGCTCGCTCCACGTCGTCGACTTCGGAGGCCAGGACCGCCTTCCCGGCTGGTTCCGCAGCGGCCTGCGCGCGTGGCTCACCAAATTCCACGTCGCCCCGCGTGACGAATTGCGCGAGCTGCTTGAATCGGAAGCGCAAAGGACCGGCGCAAGCCTCGATTTCGAATCGCTTTTCCGAGGCTATGCCGTCCACGCGGTGATGCGGCGCTGA
- a CDS encoding serine hydrolase domain-containing protein, whose amino-acid sequence MRIVIGILKWLVILVVLAVVAAAGWLYFAPPDLIRVGTGYTAKIVCSNVFIAGRDPEQVLAVDVQAPGHWLLGYIDVDVDVSEGSVSAALLGIFGESRAIDRAGLGCASVPAGSVIEDISATPGSLTARQSPWPQGDLVEPSTDTKIAAILDDAELTGAGMRAVVVVHDGRIVGERYGEGFSAATPLLGWSMTKTVNAAIVGTLVQEGLLATDQQELFERWDDERAAISLADMLGMASGLEFNEDYGDVTDVTRMLYLEPDMAAFAASKPLTAEPGAAFNYSSGTAVMISRIWQDAIGEPQNALDYPREALFDPLGMESAVLEADASGTFVGSSYLYASARDWARFGQFLLGDGEWDGRQILPGGFVGWMRQPVAASDGEYGQGQLWLHGPRGGTPEGEESDAGFTLPDDSFWAIGHDGQTITMIPSQNLVVVRLGLTPSKLGYKPQALVQALVKAVE is encoded by the coding sequence ATGCGTATCGTCATCGGCATCCTGAAGTGGCTGGTCATCCTCGTGGTGCTCGCGGTGGTGGCGGCTGCCGGCTGGCTCTATTTCGCCCCGCCGGACCTGATCCGCGTCGGCACCGGCTACACGGCCAAGATCGTGTGTTCGAACGTCTTCATCGCCGGGCGCGATCCGGAGCAGGTCCTCGCCGTCGACGTGCAGGCGCCGGGACACTGGTTGCTCGGATATATCGACGTCGACGTCGACGTGTCCGAAGGCTCGGTCTCGGCCGCGCTGCTCGGCATCTTCGGCGAGAGCAGGGCGATCGATCGCGCGGGGCTGGGCTGCGCCAGCGTTCCGGCCGGTTCGGTTATCGAAGACATCTCCGCCACGCCCGGCTCGTTGACGGCGCGGCAGTCGCCCTGGCCTCAGGGCGACCTGGTGGAACCCTCCACCGATACCAAGATCGCCGCCATCCTCGACGATGCCGAACTCACCGGAGCCGGCATGCGAGCGGTCGTCGTCGTGCATGACGGGCGCATCGTGGGCGAGCGCTACGGCGAGGGCTTCTCGGCCGCCACGCCGCTTCTCGGCTGGTCGATGACCAAGACGGTGAACGCGGCGATCGTCGGCACGCTGGTGCAGGAAGGGCTGCTCGCGACCGACCAGCAGGAACTCTTCGAGCGCTGGGACGACGAGCGCGCCGCGATCAGCCTCGCCGACATGCTCGGCATGGCGAGCGGGCTGGAGTTCAACGAGGACTACGGCGACGTCACCGACGTGACGCGCATGCTCTATCTCGAACCCGACATGGCGGCCTTCGCCGCGTCGAAGCCACTGACGGCTGAGCCGGGAGCGGCGTTCAACTATTCCAGCGGCACGGCAGTGATGATCTCGCGCATCTGGCAGGACGCGATCGGCGAGCCGCAAAATGCGCTGGACTATCCGCGCGAGGCGCTCTTCGATCCGCTCGGCATGGAAAGCGCGGTGCTCGAGGCGGACGCGTCGGGCACATTCGTCGGCTCGTCCTATCTCTACGCCAGCGCCCGCGACTGGGCGCGGTTCGGCCAGTTCCTGCTGGGGGACGGGGAGTGGGACGGCCGCCAGATCCTGCCCGGCGGCTTCGTCGGCTGGATGCGCCAGCCCGTCGCGGCCTCCGACGGCGAATACGGGCAGGGGCAGCTCTGGCTGCACGGTCCGCGCGGCGGGACGCCTGAGGGCGAGGAATCTGACGCCGGCTTCACGCTGCCGGACGACTCCTTCTGGGCGATTGGCCACGATGGACAGACCATCACCATGATCCCGTCGCAGAACTTGGTCGTGGTGCGGCTGGGGCTGACGCCCTCGAAGCTGGGCTACAAGCCGCAGGCTCTGGTGCAGGCGCTCGTAAAAGCGGTGGAATAG
- a CDS encoding GH25 family lysozyme produces MRRWAAVALALVVAGCTSTGLDLAEIAPTSAPGDIVLNPRYGDRDPHDWGARTPTSYPVHGTDVAKYQTEVDWAQARASGISFAFIKATEGGDRVDDYFHRNWNAAKVAGVARGAYHFYYFCRPAIEQARWFIQHVPRDKTALPPVLDMEWNHLSPSCKLRPPAATVQAEMKVFLDAVEKHYGKKPIIYTSIDFWEDNRLWEFKGYPWWLRSVAGHPDTKYGKQSFLFWQYTGTGIVPGIRGDADINVFNGSAASWRKWLKANAS; encoded by the coding sequence ATGCGCCGATGGGCGGCAGTGGCACTTGCCCTGGTGGTTGCGGGGTGCACCTCGACGGGGCTCGATCTCGCCGAGATCGCCCCGACGTCCGCTCCTGGCGACATCGTACTCAACCCGCGATACGGCGACCGCGATCCGCATGACTGGGGCGCTCGGACGCCGACGAGCTATCCGGTGCACGGCACCGACGTCGCCAAGTACCAGACGGAAGTCGACTGGGCGCAGGCCAGAGCCAGTGGCATCTCCTTCGCGTTCATCAAGGCGACCGAAGGCGGCGACCGCGTCGACGACTACTTCCACCGCAACTGGAATGCCGCAAAGGTCGCCGGCGTCGCCCGCGGCGCCTACCACTTCTATTACTTCTGCCGCCCGGCGATCGAGCAGGCGCGATGGTTCATCCAGCACGTGCCGCGCGACAAGACCGCACTTCCTCCCGTGCTCGACATGGAATGGAACCACCTGTCGCCGAGCTGCAAGTTGCGGCCGCCGGCCGCGACCGTGCAGGCCGAGATGAAGGTGTTCCTCGACGCAGTCGAGAAGCACTACGGCAAGAAGCCGATCATCTACACCTCGATCGATTTCTGGGAGGACAACCGGCTCTGGGAATTCAAGGGCTATCCCTGGTGGCTGCGCTCGGTCGCCGGGCATCCGGACACGAAGTACGGGAAGCAGTCCTTCCTGTTCTGGCAGTACACAGGCACCGGCATCGTTCCCGGCATCCGCGGCGACGCCGACATCAACGTCTTCAACGGCAGCGCCGCTTCCTGGCGCAAGTGGCTGAAGGCCAACGCGAGCTGA
- a CDS encoding alanine racemase, with the protein MQRFDTARDAALSLRPDVPVYCFRPEVLKADAKRFMEMFPGKTAYAVKTNGETIVLKTLAEAGVTAFDVASPAEFEAVRSVAPQAEMLYMHPVKAQSDIRLALETYGIRVIAIDHEDEVTKLARVVQALDIDPGTMTVFVRIQTKGSAAYELSKKFGAGPAHAVELLRRLDRNGYKVGICFHVGSQISDPDTYERALRTADWVRNRAAVPLAGLDVGGGFPAEYGHDPNRKAPEMPSLGQLMSRLRGDITEWGFGDMPLVAEPGRVICAHAFSLIVRVLLRKGRRIYINDGIWSSLSDSWTGKITLPARFIPDPAIRSRNGDREKIVPFKVCGATCDSVDILSRPFWLPETVDTGDWIEIGHIGAYSLALRSRFNGFYPDTFVEVSRPFDEGTQPESFASLETMA; encoded by the coding sequence ATGCAACGATTCGACACCGCCCGCGATGCGGCCCTTTCGCTCCGGCCGGACGTCCCGGTCTACTGTTTCCGGCCCGAGGTCCTGAAGGCGGACGCCAAGCGCTTCATGGAGATGTTTCCGGGCAAGACGGCCTACGCGGTCAAGACCAACGGCGAGACGATCGTCCTGAAGACGCTGGCCGAGGCCGGCGTGACCGCCTTCGACGTGGCCTCTCCGGCCGAGTTCGAGGCGGTCCGGTCCGTCGCGCCCCAGGCCGAGATGCTCTACATGCATCCGGTCAAGGCACAGTCCGACATCCGCCTGGCCTTGGAAACCTATGGCATCCGCGTCATCGCCATCGACCACGAGGACGAGGTGACGAAGCTTGCCCGCGTGGTGCAGGCGCTCGACATCGATCCGGGCACCATGACGGTCTTCGTGCGCATCCAGACCAAGGGGAGTGCGGCCTACGAACTGTCGAAGAAATTCGGCGCGGGGCCGGCGCACGCAGTGGAACTCCTGCGGCGGCTCGACCGAAACGGCTACAAGGTCGGCATCTGCTTCCACGTCGGCAGCCAGATTTCCGACCCCGACACCTACGAGCGGGCGCTGCGCACCGCCGACTGGGTGCGGAACCGGGCCGCCGTGCCGCTGGCCGGGCTCGACGTCGGTGGCGGGTTTCCGGCCGAATACGGCCACGATCCGAACCGCAAGGCGCCCGAAATGCCGTCGCTGGGGCAGCTGATGTCGCGCCTGCGGGGCGACATCACGGAGTGGGGTTTCGGCGACATGCCGCTGGTGGCCGAGCCCGGCCGCGTGATCTGCGCGCACGCCTTCTCGCTGATCGTGCGGGTTCTGCTGCGCAAGGGACGACGCATCTACATCAACGACGGCATCTGGTCGTCGCTGTCGGATTCCTGGACCGGCAAGATCACGCTGCCTGCGCGCTTCATTCCCGATCCCGCCATTCGCAGCCGCAACGGCGACCGCGAGAAGATCGTCCCCTTCAAGGTCTGCGGCGCCACCTGCGATTCGGTCGACATCCTGTCGCGGCCTTTCTGGCTGCCCGAGACGGTCGACACCGGCGACTGGATCGAGATCGGACACATCGGCGCCTATTCGCTGGCGCTGAGGTCGCGCTTCAACGGCTTCTACCCGGACACGTTCGTGGAAGTGTCGCGTCCATTTGACGAGGGGACGCAGCCCGAAAGCTTTGCTAGCCTGGAGACGATGGCCTGA
- a CDS encoding DMT family transporter, with product MNGKSAAARPMSAAVWAQLLLLGAIWGGSFFFARIAVQEIPPFTLVLLRVAIAAAALHGYLAARGISLAPALRVWRGLLLLGAVNNVIPFSLMFLGQTELGAGLASVLNATTPFWTILVGSLLVADEKVTAGKLAGIALGIAGTAVMIGPGLLAGLGGPVWAKLALIGTALSYAFAFVVAKRIGGLSPTVIAAGQLTASSVIMVPIVATVHGTTEMFAASGRTWAAVLGLALLSTAFAYILYFRILASAGATNASLVTLIVPVSALILGVVFLGERLEAFEAAGIALIGCGLVVIDGRVVSTLRRRRPGLSDAGIPPEPTKKST from the coding sequence ATGAACGGGAAATCCGCGGCCGCGCGGCCGATGTCGGCGGCAGTCTGGGCGCAGCTCCTGCTGCTCGGCGCGATCTGGGGCGGCTCGTTCTTCTTCGCCCGCATTGCGGTACAGGAGATACCGCCGTTCACGCTCGTGCTCCTGCGCGTGGCGATAGCGGCGGCCGCGCTGCACGGCTACCTGGCGGCGCGTGGCATATCGCTGGCCCCGGCGTTGCGGGTGTGGCGTGGGCTGCTCCTGCTCGGAGCGGTCAACAACGTGATCCCGTTCAGCCTGATGTTCCTCGGCCAGACCGAACTCGGCGCCGGGCTCGCTTCGGTTCTCAACGCGACGACGCCGTTCTGGACCATACTGGTCGGAAGCCTCCTCGTCGCCGACGAGAAGGTCACCGCCGGCAAGCTGGCCGGCATCGCGCTCGGCATCGCCGGCACGGCGGTCATGATCGGTCCCGGCCTGCTCGCCGGTCTGGGCGGGCCGGTATGGGCGAAGTTGGCCCTGATCGGCACCGCGCTTTCCTATGCCTTCGCCTTCGTGGTGGCGAAGCGTATCGGAGGGCTGTCGCCGACGGTGATCGCCGCCGGGCAGCTGACCGCATCGAGCGTGATCATGGTCCCGATCGTGGCAACGGTCCACGGAACGACGGAGATGTTCGCGGCCAGCGGGCGGACATGGGCCGCGGTGCTGGGGCTGGCGCTGCTGTCCACCGCTTTCGCCTACATCCTCTACTTCCGCATCCTGGCGTCCGCTGGCGCCACCAATGCCTCGCTGGTCACGCTGATCGTGCCGGTAAGCGCGCTCATCCTCGGCGTCGTCTTCCTCGGCGAGCGGCTTGAGGCTTTCGAAGCGGCCGGAATCGCGCTCATCGGATGCGGCCTGGTGGTCATCGACGGCCGGGTCGTTTCCACGCTGCGGCGCCGAAGGCCGGGACTCTCCGATGCGGGAATACCCCCTGAGCCGACGAAAAAATCCACATGA